One Mycobacteroides abscessus ATCC 19977 genomic window carries:
- a CDS encoding LLM class flavin-dependent oxidoreductase, producing MRFSISIPQFDTGSFDGDGVRDYLARAEELGFAGGWTLEQTVGSSPIIAPLELLAYAAACTTRLRLGVAVLVASQHDPLQLAAAVTAVDRLSHGRLDVGVAPGGGARNFAAFGVDKQTFIARFTEGLDLMKLAWSDEERITFRGRFRDVADLAFQPKPVQRPHPPIWFGGHAPAALARAVRFGDAFLGAGSSTTAAFAEEVTTIHRELAIQGKDPARFTIGKRVYLMIDDDRDRAHTRVQTGLRRIYGEMKGIDAVPVSGPPEEVAAGLRAVADAGAEMILLNPVGKDVAEDREQMERLAAEVIPQLA from the coding sequence ATGCGCTTCTCGATCTCCATACCCCAGTTCGACACCGGCAGCTTCGACGGCGACGGCGTTCGCGACTATCTGGCGCGCGCCGAAGAGCTTGGCTTCGCCGGCGGCTGGACACTGGAACAGACCGTCGGATCTTCACCGATCATCGCGCCGCTGGAACTGCTCGCCTACGCCGCGGCCTGTACCACCCGCTTGCGTCTGGGGGTAGCGGTACTCGTTGCCTCGCAACATGACCCGCTGCAGTTGGCCGCAGCCGTCACCGCCGTCGATCGCCTGAGCCATGGGCGCCTGGACGTCGGCGTCGCCCCGGGCGGCGGGGCCCGGAATTTCGCGGCGTTCGGCGTGGACAAGCAGACCTTCATCGCACGCTTCACCGAGGGACTGGATCTGATGAAGCTGGCCTGGTCTGACGAGGAACGCATCACCTTTCGCGGGCGCTTCCGCGACGTGGCCGATCTGGCATTCCAGCCCAAACCCGTGCAACGCCCGCATCCACCCATCTGGTTCGGCGGGCATGCGCCGGCCGCGCTGGCCCGTGCGGTGCGTTTTGGCGACGCATTCCTGGGCGCAGGCTCCTCCACGACAGCGGCGTTCGCCGAAGAGGTGACGACCATTCACCGCGAGTTGGCGATCCAGGGTAAGGACCCGGCCCGGTTCACTATCGGCAAACGGGTCTACCTGATGATCGACGACGACCGGGATCGCGCCCATACTCGGGTGCAGACGGGACTGCGCCGGATCTATGGCGAGATGAAGGGCATCGACGCGGTACCGGTGTCGGGTCCTCCGGAAGAGGTGGCGGCAGGCCTGCGTGCGGTGGCCGACGCGGGCGCGGAAATGATCCTGCTCAACCCCGTCGGCAAGGATGTCGCCGAGGACCGTGAGCAGATGGAACGCCTTGCCGCCGAGGTTATCCCGCAGCTGGCCTGA
- a CDS encoding sensor domain-containing protein encodes MTRADKTTVRKAAHLAALLALTVAPAMSGCLDTSGSRELTPSQSTSSTAATPTRSYPALPPEYRGKFHPNHTDLGGRNNAELASLLPTAADFPGPGETRAPDIASDDGSGLGMHGQTDGETRPPECLYAPFSKSFSRTPDGSDWNLYYAASTYHEAEPPGNHITVTVNRERENADVFALTADWIKKCGQYDRAFPAFAKPEVRNRHVTDTFGPGPTVDGVQTYVYTTASTDLDDTSADKQPSGVRGQRIVLARVRSLVFEVAGTDQVDGGLLDQLLAITITNAKHAPPPPDQNAARLAGLPTCDTIAPQPMNGQPDPALDCTIHTSDGSGVVFEVLGTPAGTIRVFNGNGAQLQSIRVPNPIFQQRLPFLQDLDQDKREELLVVTATGNPAGDLMDVWRARPNSDQFDMTGTIFGVPRFWMTSDRFIGLFSRNGNDAGVAALFRFVDNKLAVLALLDTERRVDNKPLDPKWRLNANVKCAMNLSDDPPGALGARMDALRAAGVDQTNAEEHFCLQPWVATLYRQGTR; translated from the coding sequence ATGACACGTGCAGACAAGACGACGGTCCGGAAGGCGGCCCACCTGGCGGCGCTACTCGCGCTGACCGTGGCACCTGCGATGTCCGGGTGCCTGGATACGTCCGGCTCACGCGAGCTGACACCGTCGCAATCGACGTCGTCGACGGCCGCGACGCCCACTCGTAGCTATCCCGCGCTGCCGCCGGAGTATCGCGGCAAGTTCCATCCCAACCACACGGATCTGGGTGGACGAAACAACGCCGAGCTCGCCAGTCTGCTGCCGACGGCCGCCGACTTCCCTGGCCCCGGCGAGACTCGTGCTCCCGATATCGCCTCCGACGACGGTTCCGGGCTAGGCATGCACGGCCAAACCGACGGTGAGACACGTCCGCCCGAATGCCTGTATGCCCCTTTCTCCAAGTCGTTTTCGAGAACCCCCGACGGGTCGGACTGGAACCTGTACTACGCGGCCTCGACCTACCACGAGGCCGAACCCCCCGGTAACCACATCACCGTCACGGTGAACCGGGAACGCGAGAACGCCGACGTGTTCGCCCTGACCGCCGACTGGATCAAGAAATGCGGTCAGTACGACAGGGCGTTTCCGGCCTTCGCCAAGCCGGAGGTGCGCAACCGGCACGTCACCGACACCTTCGGCCCCGGCCCGACGGTCGACGGCGTACAGACCTACGTCTACACGACCGCGAGCACGGATCTCGATGACACATCCGCCGACAAGCAACCGTCCGGGGTTCGCGGACAGCGCATCGTGCTGGCCCGGGTGCGCTCGCTGGTGTTCGAGGTCGCGGGCACCGACCAGGTGGATGGCGGCTTGTTGGACCAACTGTTGGCCATCACCATCACCAACGCCAAGCACGCACCGCCGCCACCGGACCAAAACGCCGCGCGCTTGGCCGGGCTTCCCACCTGCGACACCATCGCACCGCAGCCCATGAATGGGCAACCGGATCCGGCGCTGGACTGCACCATCCATACCTCGGATGGCAGCGGCGTGGTCTTCGAGGTACTCGGCACGCCCGCCGGGACCATACGTGTGTTCAACGGAAATGGCGCGCAGCTGCAGTCCATCAGGGTGCCCAATCCGATCTTCCAGCAGCGCCTTCCGTTCCTGCAGGATCTCGACCAGGACAAGCGCGAGGAACTGCTGGTCGTCACCGCCACCGGCAACCCGGCGGGCGACCTTATGGATGTGTGGCGCGCTCGTCCCAACTCCGATCAATTCGATATGACCGGAACGATTTTCGGCGTTCCCCGATTCTGGATGACCTCCGATCGATTCATCGGACTCTTCTCGCGCAACGGCAACGATGCCGGCGTGGCGGCGCTGTTCCGGTTCGTCGACAACAAGCTAGCCGTACTGGCGCTACTGGACACCGAAAGACGGGTCGACAACAAGCCACTCGATCCGAAGTGGCGCCTCAACGCCAACGTCAAATGCGCCATGAACCTGTCCGATGATCCGCCGGGGGCACTGGGAGCACGCATGGACGCATTACGCGCGGCGGGTGTAGATCAGACGAACGCCGAGGAGCACTTCTGCCTGCAGCCGTGGGTAGCCACCTTGTACCGGCAGGGCACGCGGTGA
- the sppA gene encoding signal peptide peptidase SppA, translated as MFAFTTPTDVHDLLAKVDTARHRGVPRDCILELDLLEVPPESVHLDPLGLVLSGGSRPLSLRHTIAAIHRAIEDPRVAGLIARVQIPPAAAGAVQELRAAIEAFSAVKPSLAWSETYPSTLAYYLASAFGEVWMQPSGTVGLIGFAAKGTFLRGALDKAGVEAQFLTRGQYKSAANLFTEDGYTDAQREADGRLLESLSEQVRDSVAVSRKLDPAEVDALADRAPLRRTDAVAGGLVDRIGYRDEAYARIGELIGLQDDRDPPLLYLARYARATKPQVPSLSSLPGRPSRPAIGVVTLAGPIVSGRSGPRLFPPGPASGGDVIAEALRDAVADDSVAAIVLRVDSPGGSVNGSETIWREVVRAREAGKPVVVSMGSVAGSGGYYVAMSADAIIANPGTVTGSIGVLTGKFITKGLKEKLGVGSDSLRTNANADAWSSNEPFTDEQRDLVEAEIDMHYEDFVQRVADGRNLTVDAVKAVAQGRIWSGKDALEHGLVDELGGFREAVAKAKQLADIGADDNVRIANFPSSPLSSLLRQRSSSQPAAAAVTDAVLGRVAQLAVETVQRAQRTLGSAQAMMLGDYRF; from the coding sequence ATGTTTGCGTTCACCACGCCCACAGACGTCCACGACCTGCTGGCCAAGGTCGACACCGCACGTCATCGGGGAGTGCCGAGGGACTGCATTCTGGAGCTAGACCTGCTTGAGGTGCCGCCGGAGTCGGTCCACCTCGACCCGTTGGGTCTGGTGCTCTCGGGTGGGAGCAGACCACTGTCGCTGCGGCACACCATCGCCGCCATCCACCGCGCCATCGAGGATCCGCGGGTGGCTGGGCTGATCGCTCGGGTACAGATACCGCCGGCCGCGGCTGGCGCCGTCCAGGAGTTGCGGGCCGCTATCGAGGCGTTCAGCGCCGTCAAACCCAGCCTGGCATGGTCAGAGACGTATCCGAGCACGCTTGCCTATTACCTTGCGTCGGCGTTCGGCGAGGTGTGGATGCAACCGTCCGGAACGGTGGGGCTCATCGGATTCGCGGCCAAGGGCACGTTCCTGCGCGGTGCGCTCGACAAGGCCGGCGTAGAGGCACAGTTCCTCACCCGTGGCCAATACAAGTCGGCGGCAAATCTTTTCACCGAAGACGGCTACACCGACGCGCAGCGGGAGGCCGATGGACGATTGCTGGAGAGCCTGTCGGAACAGGTTCGGGACAGTGTGGCGGTGTCGCGCAAGCTCGACCCCGCCGAAGTGGATGCCCTGGCGGACCGGGCGCCGCTGCGTCGTACCGATGCGGTCGCCGGTGGATTGGTAGACCGCATCGGCTATCGCGATGAGGCCTACGCGCGTATTGGTGAGCTCATCGGCCTGCAAGATGACAGGGATCCTCCGCTGCTGTATTTGGCGCGTTACGCCCGTGCCACCAAGCCGCAAGTACCCAGCCTGTCGTCGCTCCCGGGGCGCCCGTCGCGGCCGGCCATCGGCGTAGTGACGCTGGCGGGCCCCATCGTGAGCGGCCGCAGCGGCCCACGGCTTTTTCCACCGGGACCGGCCAGTGGTGGTGATGTGATTGCCGAGGCGCTCCGCGATGCCGTCGCCGACGATTCGGTCGCCGCCATAGTGCTGCGGGTAGACAGTCCCGGCGGTTCGGTCAACGGTTCGGAAACCATTTGGCGGGAGGTAGTCCGCGCGCGTGAGGCGGGTAAACCTGTCGTGGTGTCCATGGGTTCGGTGGCGGGTTCGGGCGGTTACTACGTCGCCATGTCAGCCGATGCGATCATCGCCAACCCGGGTACCGTCACCGGGTCCATCGGCGTGCTGACCGGAAAGTTCATCACCAAGGGTCTCAAGGAGAAGCTCGGCGTCGGTTCGGACAGCTTGCGCACCAACGCCAATGCCGACGCATGGTCGAGTAACGAACCGTTCACCGACGAGCAGCGCGATCTTGTCGAGGCCGAGATCGACATGCATTACGAAGACTTCGTGCAGCGGGTCGCCGACGGACGCAATCTGACCGTCGATGCCGTCAAAGCAGTTGCCCAGGGCAGGATCTGGTCTGGCAAGGACGCGTTGGAGCACGGATTGGTCGACGAGCTCGGCGGCTTCCGGGAGGCAGTGGCAAAGGCCAAGCAGCTCGCGGACATCGGTGCCGACGACAATGTCCGGATCGCGAACTTCCCGAGCTCGCCGCTGTCGTCGCTGCTGCGGCAGCGGTCATCGTCGCAGCCGGCCGCGGCGGCCGTCACTGACGCGGTACTGGGCCGGGTGGCGCAGCTGGCGGTGGAGACGGTGCAGCGTGCTCAGCGAACCCTCGGCAGCGCGCAGGCGATGATGTTGGGCGACTACCGCTTTTAG